The Hymenobacter oligotrophus genome has a window encoding:
- a CDS encoding sigma-54-dependent transcriptional regulator, whose translation MILIVDDDIAVRTSLGLLLKQAGYATKAVGTPEEALRVVRETPPELALMDMNYSMATTGEDGLRLLGQVKEVAPQVPVILITGWGSISLAVEGMKAGAAEFVTKPWNNDSLLQTIRTVISLAEAHAAHPDDEVSPTRRQLDRQYNFKNIVGQDAQLLQVLRSVGQVAATDASVLIEGESGTGKELIAEAIHLNSHRRNKPFVKVNLGGISASLFESEMFGHRRGAFTDAKADRQGRFEMANGGTIFLDEIGELDMGSQVKLLRVLQDRTYEVLGDSRSRSLDIRVICATNRDLAQEVREGRFREDLFYRINLITVRLPALRERPDDVPLLAQHFVNNLRTAYNRPALKVNTRALHWLREQPLPGNIRELKNLVERAVLVSGKDELGPEEFQAQAQRSTKAAEPGALPEVGLMTLDEMEAQMIRKTVDFYAGNLSRVAKALGLSRGALYRRLEKFNIPFDHAQ comes from the coding sequence ATGATACTTATTGTCGACGACGACATAGCCGTGCGCACCTCGCTGGGGCTGCTGCTGAAGCAAGCCGGCTACGCCACCAAGGCCGTGGGCACCCCCGAAGAAGCCCTGCGCGTGGTGCGCGAAACGCCGCCCGAGCTGGCGCTCATGGACATGAACTACTCCATGGCCACCACCGGCGAGGACGGCCTGCGCCTCCTAGGTCAGGTTAAAGAGGTAGCGCCGCAGGTGCCTGTAATTCTTATCACGGGGTGGGGCTCCATTTCGCTGGCTGTGGAGGGCATGAAGGCCGGCGCGGCCGAGTTCGTAACCAAGCCCTGGAACAACGACTCGCTGCTGCAAACCATCCGTACCGTCATCAGTTTGGCCGAGGCCCACGCCGCGCACCCCGACGACGAAGTGAGCCCCACGCGCCGCCAGCTCGATCGGCAGTACAACTTCAAGAACATTGTGGGCCAGGATGCCCAGCTGCTGCAGGTGCTGCGCAGCGTAGGGCAAGTAGCCGCCACCGATGCCTCGGTGCTCATCGAGGGCGAATCGGGCACGGGCAAGGAACTCATTGCCGAGGCCATTCACCTGAACTCGCACCGCCGCAACAAGCCCTTTGTGAAGGTAAACCTAGGCGGCATTTCGGCCTCGTTGTTCGAGAGCGAGATGTTCGGCCACCGCCGCGGCGCCTTCACCGATGCCAAAGCCGACCGCCAGGGCCGCTTCGAAATGGCCAACGGCGGCACCATTTTCCTCGACGAAATTGGCGAGCTGGACATGGGCTCGCAGGTGAAGCTGCTGCGCGTGCTGCAAGACCGTACCTACGAGGTGCTCGGCGATTCGCGCAGCCGCTCCCTGGACATCCGCGTCATCTGCGCCACCAACCGCGACCTGGCCCAGGAAGTGCGCGAAGGCCGCTTCCGCGAGGATTTGTTTTACCGCATCAACCTAATTACGGTGCGCCTGCCCGCCCTGCGCGAGCGGCCCGACGACGTGCCGCTGCTGGCCCAGCACTTTGTGAACAACCTGCGCACGGCCTACAACCGCCCGGCCCTGAAGGTGAACACCCGCGCCCTGCACTGGCTGCGCGAGCAGCCCTTGCCCGGCAACATTCGGGAGCTGAAAAACCTGGTGGAGCGCGCCGTGCTGGTAAGCGGCAAGGATGAGCTCGGGCCCGAGGAGTTTCAGGCGCAGGCGCAGCGCAGCACCAAGGCTGCGGAGCCCGGCGCCCTGCCCGAAGTAGGCTTGATGACGCTCGACGAGATGGAGGCTCAGATGATCCGCAAAACCGTGGATTTTTATGCCGGCAACCTCTCGCGCGTGGCCAAAGCCCTGGGCCTGAGCCGCGGCGCCCTGTACCGCCGCCTCGAAAAATTTAACATCCCCTTCGACCACGCTCAGTAG